The Sesamum indicum cultivar Zhongzhi No. 13 linkage group LG6, S_indicum_v1.0, whole genome shotgun sequence genomic interval TTGTACTTGTGTTTGATTATAAATGTGTTATTGCATGAATGATGATTGTATGTAAACCGTCTTATTGCTTAAACTTTGATAAGCATTACATATAGGTGCATATTAGAATTGTGTAAATCCGCCTTTTTTCAGGGTGTTTGTCGTGTGGATAAAAACTTCAAATAGTCTAAATTACAGCAAAAAATACGTTTGATTCACATACAATATACGtgcttaatttttaatatatatagaaataaaaatgttttcaatatattttaactctATAGtagctttttttattatttaattaaatatttgaatttctaaTATGTGAAAATCccaatttaaagaaaatgaaaaagcacatagaaaaataatatgatagagaataaaattgaaaagaataaaagccANNNNNNNNNNGcaattattaagtaataaatgCAATAGAGATAAGTCCAACtgagttttataattttttgatggcataatttataatgttgattatccaaataaataaatcaatttggaCTGTGGAGAAACAGACCATCTTGCAAATAGatgcagaaataaaaaagcttgaaaattgaaaaaaaaaattaataatcttaatttaaaagaagaagaaaaacaagaaatactcaatttaatattttttgagaaaaaataatcatcTGAATTGGAAGAAcaatctgaaaaataaaatgaacttaaaaatattgaaaaaaaatttgaatattcatCGAACCTCTTTTGAATATGAAGAAGAACCTTCTTGTTCATGTAGACAAGGAAAAGCGGAGGAAAATTCACATCAGGAGTTATAtgaattaatgataaaatttaaaggaatggaaaaaataaatattctcattGATAATCATTATCGAATCACTGATATTTTCACTGGGATAGACTCGGATGTGGAGGCCATCTATGAATTTAGACTTCCAATGAGCATTATTTGACTCTGGGAGTTCCATAACTCTACTAAGAAATACGTCTTTATACCATCTAAATGAAGTTAATGtcttacattttaaattctgtAATACTGTTCGgatattttcactattatcCGACTATCTACCTGTAAAATGTTCAACAATATTGATAGCTAATGTATAAACTGCTTTTTCTtctgatatattattttcaatttttactatatttttaatattttatctttatcaGTTTGGCTGAGATAATTATTTCACCATTCCTTTAATTGGCCAGTGAATCCTGCTATGATCATTTTAGCAATAGCTTTATCagaattattatttccttGAGATAGTTCTATACATCATCATCCAATGTATAGTACTATAAATTTGTCTTTCTGTAAATCCATCAATGttccattcataaatttatttgccattataattattttggtcaattatctcttgttcttcataaAGAACATCTTGGAGTGTTGGTCCaggataataaaattttgtctGCATTGGCTTCCTAgcaaatttttctaatttattaatttcctcCGTTAGTCCTCCTTTGTAATCCTGAGAATTACGTCATTATTTAgagtatttaatttcaaagttttaaatttttggtccAGTAATTTTTCTAGTTCTCCTATaggtttttaaattaaaacctaCAATATCTGGGAATGGTTGAATTAAGGGTTTGCCAATTTCGTTGTCAATCCATAATCTTAtcaatcttattatttaattccataatttattatcctataacatttaagtataaattggcataattttgtattttcaataacacatttatttgtgttattGTAACTATTAGAGTGTcatcttcaattaatttagaaaatgctttaaaattaatttctatttcatttgaattcattttgaaaGGCCGTTGAGGGGGAAAAACATTATTTaggattttttcattttctataaaatattttctttctaacacatttaaatattgttttgaatatttgtttataaaccaagaaaaaaaataactttcttATTCCATATAGctaattacttatagaatttatttgaaatctCATTCTGTTTTTCAGGtgggaaatttttaaaaaaaccattttctaaACGGTTTTcgtcttttttcaaaatattctccCTTAATTTCTTTCATAGCTAGGGATCCAAGACTAAAATCTAttatgtttgtataattttctaaatggAATTTCTGTTTCATAAGCAATTCCATCTAgtatattcatttataaaaaaaaatcataatgttCGGATTTGTGGTTtgaatgttttattttgtattttggagatagagagaaaaaaatagagataaataagtgtgtgttgaaaatagatgatatgtttggatttgtgttttgaggtaatttaagatattttcaaataaatggtgtatgtttgatgttgggtttgggagacaaaaatcactgttcattatcaaatcatatattttttatatatgtttttatatataaatattgtatgtttaatgttgtattttttggagacaaaaatatctgtttattatcaaatcatatctattttatattatatataactgtatatatatatatattatatagaaagttaaaaaataaaaaacacacacagataaggtgtaaaaacacaaaaataaatattaagtgtgttttatcttattttgggaaatggaaaaacataaaaccaaataatattatttggttgTATTCTTATTTCTTCGATCCATCGTAATTTGAGTcatttaaattactttattctCTGATTCAGGATGTGGATGTTCTAGATGGGGTTATTATATCTATTGGTGATATGTAAGACATAGTAGAATATCTTAACGTTTCTTTTCGGATTTactttagtttatattttaaattatttattttgtatttaactatatactttaaaattaaatgatttataactttatttgtgtaatattttataaatataatttttcatatttttaaatattttgtacacATGTTGAGTATGCTGTGCACGTAACGCAGTTTATAAAaaggtaaaaggaaaaaggaaaaaaaaaataaaaagaaaagaaaaaatgaaattagaaCGTTAGGGGGTAGGGTTTCATGCACAGTCTACTTTAGTCCCAATCAAATCCATATCTATCGTCTGCTTTTCATTCTTTAAGACAACTCAACCTCAAAAGCCCTAATTCAACACATATAATCTCACTGGAGATGGAGGCAATCCCAGAAAAACCCTTGAATCCATCCATGGAAATTTTTCGGACACTTTTCCGCACACGTAGACCAACAGGCTGGCCGAATATACGGAGAAAGTTGGTGGAATTTAGGTTCCGGGAGACGCTTCCAAACTCTGCCGCTTCGAAAGTCACctccttttctctttcatgCATCAGCAAACCGAGCATTTATAGCAGCCGAGTGAAGGGTTTTTCATTCGCTTCTCAGTGCAAGAAATCCCTGCAAGGCCTTCAGTTTCATCTCCCAGGTTCAATTTATCTGTTTCCTTGCTGCAATTTGGTTGCTTGTTGTTTCAGTCTTGTTTCTTGATTATGGCTTCAAGCTCTTTCAACTCTGCCAAATGCATGAAAACCGTTAAAAATTCGCATGCGCGTGTTAGGGATAAGGTCCCGGATGTTAGTGTTGATGAAAACAGTGAAAATAAGGTTGACAGGATCAGCAGTTTGCCTGATTCAATGATCTGCCATATTTTATCCTTCCTCCCCACAAAAGATGCAGCAGCCACCTCCATGCTGTCTACCAAGTGGAAGCACATTTTCCCCTTAACACCTAATCTTAAACTTGAGTTCGATGACAGTCGCATGAGAAAAGATCTGTTTGCAAGTTTTGTGGATAAAGTCTTGCATGTTGATTTACGTGATACCACCCATGTGCATGCAATAAAGCTTTGGTGTAGGGGAGAGTACAAGGATCGGCTCAAGTCTTGGATTAGTGCGGCCGTGAGACTTAATGTGCAATCCCTCGATTTCAACTTCTTGATCCAGTCTCCGAGGTGGTTTGCTAAGGAGATTAGCAAATGCACTCGATTAACGACTCTGAAACTAACCAATTCTCCTATCTGTGTCCTGGAGTCACTTTCCTTGCCTACTCTCAAACTTCTCAATCTTGAATTGGTCGGGTTGTTCAATGGGACAACAATCTCGAATCTTCTGAGTGGTTGTCCGGTGCTAGAGGAGTTGATCATGGTTGATTGCAGGGTATATGCACAGACTCTCAGTGTTTGTGTTCCTACTCTTAAGCGTTTTACATTGCAAAATTGCATGCATCAGGATGCTGACAATGGTTTCGAGGAAATCAAAGACTTTGAGGTTGTCATTGACACCCCTGGGCTCGAAGAGCTTTACTATTATGACTATCATGTAGCTGCAAGGTACACTGTGTGTGAGCTGATGTTGCTACAGAAAGCTCGAATAGATCTCAAACCTGACCAAGATCAAGGGGGGGAAGAAGATGGCATAAGTTATAATGTTAACGTTGCTGAACTTGTTATGACATGCTTAATGGCCAGGTGTCTATCCCTATCTGCCCGAACATTGCAAGTAAGCATGTCAACTTTATTCTGGTTGaaggtttataatttatcttaccGGTATTGCAGGCTGAAGTTACAATGTTCTTTGTATCTCGTGGTCTTATTATCACTTTTCGTGAATGCCTTAAAATGATTTCATATCTCTTGCAGGCTGTTTACTGCTCTGGTCGTCTATTAACTTTATTTCCTAATTTGGTACATTTGGATCTGGACCTTGGCGTCGTTTGCCCTCGCATATGGAATCTAGTGATACACATTCTTCATTGTGCACCAAACCTTGTCATTCTTGGCATTGAAATGGTCTGAACAGACTTCCTTCCTTTGTTATATTGGTTGAATAATTTGGAAGagagattattttttattatagttaatgaATGGGtgtttttccctttcttattactattattattttccaacAGGGGCTCAGGAAATACAAAGAGTGCAAGAAATGTGAACTTTTATTGGTTGATTGGGTTCCTGACTGTGTAGCATTATGCTTGAGGAAGATCTCTATTTTGGCATTCACCGGGACGATACAGGAATTCCTGTTGTTGGAGTACTTCCTAAAGCATGCTAAATATTTGGGACAAATGGTAATCAATATCGATTCCGAACTGAAGAGAGAGGATCAAGTGTCCATTGAGGAAAGCTTGCTAAAGTTACCACATAGCTCAAAGATATGTCAAGTGGTTGTCAAGACGTCTGTTGGAGAGAATGGAGCTAAATAGTGTGCCTTTTAATATTGTGATCCAAAAGCCAGTATATATCATTATACTTGTTGAGATTGTAATTGCAACTTGGATCTTCTCGTTTAAACTATTTATGTAGAAACGTATATCTGCTGCCATTTTATGTATGATGATTCTGTGCTATTACTATTCCAGTGTTTGAGCTTGTATATTAAACGTAGGATTCTTCCTAACATGTCAAGTATTTCTTGCACCAAGGTAATCTATTTTGATGTTTTCCCAGGATATCCTCATGCTTGTACTGTTGGtttgttttaaatttcttcACTGTGTTGATGTCTAAATCTGCCAGTTGATGATGGTAATCAGAACCACTAGTTCCttatgattgaaattttgcATGAAGCATAAGAGAAAATTGGCGACCTCTGAATTGGTTTGCCATTTTATTGTCCTTAGTGACAGACTGAAAGCGTTTAGGCCTTTTCCACGCCTTTGCTATTTATTCAATCTCGAAGTCTTATCTTCAGGTGGATGTAATACTTGCAGTGTGAGGCCAAATTTGCAGCATCTTGTTGCTTTATCTATACATTATAGTACATTGTTTATTTCTAAAGCCTGGTAAATTTTTAGGCTATCGGTTTTTATCTTGATACCTGACTCATAGTGAACGTCACCATGTCATATGCTGGTTTTCTGGTACATACCAAGTTTGCTTCTTACTCCCttgttttctctcttttccctTCCTATCTAGTCTGGTGGTCTTTTTAAGCATAGAAAATTAGCTTCTGAAAGTCAGTGTTCAAATTTCATTGCAAAAGTTTTTTTGATATCTATCATTTCACTTCTGTATCCTTGACTCCTTGTCTTTTTGATTCTGTTGTTTGGATGTTGTGACAGCTAtcttttgtcaatttttcatgGCTATGTAGAGTATGAGTGCAGAAACCATTCATCTCTAGCGGCATACTATGTTTGTAACTAACAGCTTTTTTGTTCTGTATCCAGCCTTTCATGCTATCAGGATTTATGAATACGTTTCTGGGCTTATGAATGAATTGATTGTCTGTGTATAACTGATAACTTGAGAACTGTGGAGTGTTTCTGTTTTGGTAAATTATGAATGTTAAATGTGAATGATATATAAGCTTGTGGAAGCTGATCGGatttctaaatatatgttCACTAGATTGGTATCAGTTTTAGTAGAATGCTAcgataataaatgaaataggaTTCTGAAATGAACATCTCATTTAAGTTCATTATCTGAAATGGAATGTCTTGACTTCTACTTACCCTAGAAATCCTATTTTCTTGCTTCATGAGCagtttttcttaataatatcaaCTAAACTGGCATGCCATGTGGAacttttgggaaaaaataaCCCATGAAAAGTTCGTCTGTTATGTCACATACTGTGACTGTTAAAAAGGATTCTTTGTGTATGCTCATGTGGCACTTA includes:
- the LOC105165754 gene encoding F-box/LRR-repeat protein At4g14103 isoform X1 codes for the protein MASSSFNSAKCMKTVKNSHARVRDKVPDVSVDENSENKVDRISSLPDSMICHILSFLPTKDAAATSMLSTKWKHIFPLTPNLKLEFDDSRMRKDLFASFVDKVLHVDLRDTTHVHAIKLWCRGEYKDRLKSWISAAVRLNVQSLDFNFLIQSPRWFAKEISKCTRLTTLKLTNSPICVLESLSLPTLKLLNLELVGLFNGTTISNLLSGCPVLEELIMVDCRVYAQTLSVCVPTLKRFTLQNCMHQDADNGFEEIKDFEVVIDTPGLEELYYYDYHVAARYTVCELMLLQKARIDLKPDQDQGGEEDGISYNVNVAELVMTCLMARCLSLSARTLQAVYCSGRLLTLFPNLVHLDLDLGVVCPRIWNLVIHILHCAPNLVILGIEMGLRKYKECKKCELLLVDWVPDCVALCLRKISILAFTGTIQEFLLLEYFLKHAKYLGQMVINIDSELKREDQVSIEESLLKLPHSSKICQVVVKTSVGENGAK
- the LOC105165754 gene encoding F-box/LRR-repeat protein At4g14103 isoform X2, whose product is MASSSFNSAKCMKTVKNSHARVRDKVPDVSVDENSENKVDRISSLPDSMICHILSFLPTKDAAATSMLSTKWKHIFPLTPNLKLEFDDSRMRKDLFASFVDKVLHVDLRDTTHVHAIKLWCRGEYKDRLKSWISAAVRLNVQSLDFNFLIQSPRWFAKEISKCTRLTTLKLTNSPICVLESLSLPTLKLLNLELVGLFNGTTISNLLSGCPVLEELIMVDCRDADNGFEEIKDFEVVIDTPGLEELYYYDYHVAARYTVCELMLLQKARIDLKPDQDQGGEEDGISYNVNVAELVMTCLMARCLSLSARTLQAVYCSGRLLTLFPNLVHLDLDLGVVCPRIWNLVIHILHCAPNLVILGIEMGLRKYKECKKCELLLVDWVPDCVALCLRKISILAFTGTIQEFLLLEYFLKHAKYLGQMVINIDSELKREDQVSIEESLLKLPHSSKICQVVVKTSVGENGAK